The sequence CTTCGGGCTCTCTCCTGTCTCGTCAGAAAGAGTGGTCGGCAACGCTGTTCTCCCCATTTCGAAGTCAAACCCACGAAGACAAACGAATCGAGTCACGGCCATTAACTCCGTAGCATCGAAGACTCATGTAGGTGTCCAACGGATAATAAAGTATGAAAACGGAGCAGCGACGATCGCGAAGGTGGTGGAGAATCCGTATTTGAAAGCGGAGACGGCGACTCCCGATCTGCATAAGAGCTTGTTGGACTTCTTGGAGGAAGCAAGAGACTTCGTGGGAGATGATGATGGTCCACCTCGTTGGTTCTCACCGTTGGAGTGTGCAGCTCAGGCTCAAGGCTCTCCTCTACTTCTTTTCTTACCTGGTTCGTCCTCTAAATCTTCTTTGGCATTATcaagtttttttcttattaccCTGTTGATCTCCGACCAGAACACAAACTAATCCCGTTACTGTCCGTAATGTTTTTGTCATTTTAAACCAATATTCAAGAAAGCCTAAAGCGTTTAGTTGAACCCCTAATACTAATAGTTAACTGGCCAAAACGTTTGCAAATTAAGCTAaagatatataataattatatattagatATCATGATTTTCTAatactaaaatttatattatattatttttattagattttataCTATAATATATTAATCACTATAACTTACAAAGGGCATTTCTCTCAAATTGctcattttaagtttttgtcacaaaaatacctttcaaaaaataaaatgaccaaaatagccaatttttattttgaaaattttaatttttaattttaatttttttgaaatttgaaacctCATTCCAAAACACACCCCTTAACTCAAAACTTTAGTCAAGATTACTTAACCCAAGGGGGTATAAATGCATActttactctttaataaaatctattttgatcatttttctctctgaaaagctatttttgtgaaaataaactaaaagttGTTATCCAAAAgaatttttcatttaatttaatgaaaattatatattattttgatattataatttaaagCATTTTAGAAGAAAATTTGTACGATTTTagaaggtttagagtttaggtatATGTAAAACGGTTTTTATAACACTACTTTactattttaaacatttacatTATCTATGAAGATCTTTAAATTCCCAATGATAGACTATGGTTGGTTTTGAATGCTGTTGTTGAAGCACGTGGTGGATCCTCACTAGACACCAGACCAGCCATATCGCTATATAATAGCAACATGAATGCAGCATTATTATGGTCACGCCGCCCTTCTTTAAAGCTGATGAACCATTGGCACTAAAccataaaatatcaaaaaaaaaaaaaatgtggctTTTATGGTTAAGCAAGATAAGTTGATCATCTTTGTACTTGGTACGAACTAGACCCacacttttttttaacaaagacCCACAGATTTTATATTCGTTTTCCATGGGCAAGTTTAACTACAACAATAAGTGTCACATTACTCTGGCAAgctttaaatatacaaaatgatTGGGACAGCACTGATTATGACCAAAGATTCCGTTTTGGTTGAATTGTAACCAGTTTCTATTACATTTTTTAGACAATCTGATTTGCATGAACACTGAAAGGCTAACAAGATTTGAGAAACTACAAACCTTGTAGGTATCGATGGCACTGGACTTGGGCTCATTCGGCACCACAAGAAACTTGGGGAGTACGTAACTTCAAATTCTTCACTTCTTTAGAAGCTTGCAACTTTGTATTAGCCTTTTTCATTATTGCAACGTTCTTGCCTCTGTTTCTAGATCAATATCAGttgaagagaaagagaaacctAAAGTGAAATCAAGAACATGGTTTCTCTGTTTCTTGATGTTTTCTCATTTTGACATTactgatgttgttgttgttgttgtcttttgAGTAGGGTGTTTGATGTATGGTGCCTTCACATTCCAGTCAGGGACCGCACTCCTGCTAAAGGTCCCTTCTCTTGCTTTATGTGTTAACCGAGAAGATAGCGTATTGCGGATTAAAGCATTTTCTTTATGTGTTTCAGACTTGGTGAAGCTTATTGAGAGGACAGTTAGGTCAGAGAAATATCGTTTCCCAAATAGACCTATATATATAGTTGGAGAATCTATTGGAGCGTGTCTTGCGTTAGATGTTGCAGCTAGGAATCCCGACATCGATCTTCTTCTGATATTGGCTAATCCAGGTACAAAGTTCGGTCTCATATTGTCTGGTACAGTGTCCTGAATCATGAACATTTTTGGTCATGTTAGACAATGTTATGTTGCAGCCACACATGTCAACTACTTCATGTCGCAACCCCTAGTGGGAATGCTGAATGTTTTACCAGATGGAGTTCCCACACTACTGGAAGAAATATTTGGTTTTAAGCATGGTACACTTTTGTTATCTCCTCATTTTCTATCTTGACTTCATGTTTTTGATTAAGTGCCTCCAAGCGAATCATAACACACTACTTGAGCTTCAAGTTTGTTATTGATTTTACTTAGAACGTGATAcaacaacattaaaaaaatgtGTTTCTTCTGTTGCCTGGGATTTATTACACAGGCGATCCATTAACTGGAATGATAGACGCTTTAACGAATGAACTTGCTGTCCATCAAATGAGTGGAGTTGGTGGAGGGATACTAAAAGATCTCTTTGCAATTTCTACTCATCTTCCTGTAAGAATGCCGTCTTAAAATTTCATGATCTCTACACACTTcagtaaataactaaatatcttACGACGTAATTCCTCCGATTCATTTAAGTGTCATGGTATACTTTAAAATATGTTACATTACAACTGtcgttttatattttcaatgcaaatatttgataattttttcatttttatccaTATTCTTTTAGTTCATTAATTAACAAAATCACGTAAAACAATGTATTAATTAAGAGCGTcatagaaaatttaatatttttttaatatgtgcgAATAAACCTTAAACATCATATAAAATGAAACTGAGGGAGTATATTTTCAGACTTTGAGTAGGATCTTCCCAAAGGACACACTTCTCTGGAAGGTGGAGTTGCTTAAGTCTGCTGTTACATCTGCGAATACTCACATATACGCGGTCAGAGCTGAAACACTGATAATTCTCAGGTCTACTAagtttctcttttttctttgattTGCAAAGAGATACCCTAGCTTAGAGTTGAGGTATATTATGAATATTTGGTTGTGACTATTTCAGTGGACGAGATCAATGGCTTCTGAAGGAGGAAGACATCAACAGATACTCGCTAACATTGCCAAAATGTATTGTCCGTAAGCTTAAAGACAATGGGCACTTTCTCTTTTTTGTAAGTGATCTCTCATTATCCACTAAAGATGATACTTTTGAGTCAAGTCTTGATACTTACTACAATTAACTATATATCTCATGTTAGGAGGAAGGTGTAGATCTGGTTTCTATCATCAAGTACACTAACTTTTATCGACGTGGGAAGTCTCATGATCACCTTTCAGATTACATTATGCCTACCAGATATGAGTTAAAGAAACAACTAGACGACCACAAgtacaaaaacaaaagagtcTATCAAATACAATGTTGTAGCCAATActtaattatcatttttatgtTGTGCAGACTTCTGATAGATGCTACTTCCCCTGTATATCTGTCAACATTAGAAGACGGTAAAATTGTGAGAGGGCTTGAAGGTTTACCTTCAGAAGGACCTGTACTGTACGTTGGCTATCACATGTTATTAGGACTTGAGCTAGGTCCAATGATAACTCAAGTCTTGAAAGAGAGAAACATTCACATGCGCGGTATGGCACATCCAATGCTGTTTATAAACAGCGAAGTTACGTTTGTGGACACACAGATGCTTgacaaatacaaaatattggGTGGAGTTCCTGTCTCCAACTTCAATATCTACAAACTACTGCAAGCAAAGTCTCATGTGCTTTTGTATCCTGGTGGTATCCGTGAAGCTTTGCATAGAAAGGTGCTTTTCTTTCTCTcgtagagtttttttttttaaaaggtttGTTCCTAGACTTATCTTTGTGAGAGAATTTGCAGGGTGAAGAATACAAGTTGTTCTGGCCAGAGCAACAAGAGTTTGTGAGAGTTGCATCTAAATTTGGAGCTAAGATTGTCCCTTTTGGTGTTGTTGGAGAAGACGACATCTGCAAGGTAAGATTTCTCTACTCAGTTATTCAGAAGTTTACATTACCCAATAAGACATTCTCAGCTTCTAAAACGTTTTAGATATGTTTTGTTTAACGTGTTAACAAGAAGCATTGTCTCTCTTTCTGCTCTGCTAAACTCTACTTTAACTTGGTTGGTACATTGTATGATATTATCAGCTTGTCCTGGATGGCGATGATCAAAGGAACATCCCTATCCTAAAGCAATTTATGGAAGAAGCAACAAAGCAAGCTGGAAACTTAAGGTGCTTCATTTCATCGTCATATACCTTCACAAGTAAGAACTCATATGAAAACTGATTTTTAAACGTCAAAACTGTTTAGGGAAGGAGATGAGACAGAACTGGGAAACCAGGACTGTTATCTCCCAGGACTTGTACCTAAGATTCCTGGGCGGTTCTACTACTACTTTGGGGAACCTATAGAAACagcaggtatatatatatatgctaactCTTAAACCAGATCAGTCTGTCTTAAAGCTGACTTTGATTTTATTCTCGTGGCAGGCAAGGAACAAGAGCTAAAAGACAAAGACAAGGCTCAAGAGTTTTACTTGCAAGTCAAGTCTGAGGTTGAACAATGCATTGCCTATTTGAAGATGAAAAGAGAGAGTGATCCATACAGACAATTGTTGCCAAGGATGATGTATCAGGCTTCACATGGTTTCTCTTCTGAAATTCCGACGTTTGATCTCTGAAATGATTCTCgcttttgattatttacataattACATTATACTATAGCTATGTTGTACGTAGACATTAAttgttgaaaaaataaatatagattgGATCATACgtaaatctataatattaaaGAAAGAatcttaaaatacattttttgccAGAAAAGATATAGGCATTTTCACCGAATTGAACACCTTCTTTACAAATACACTAGTTTGACATACCCGTACTTATATTATTTAGGATAAGGATATGagcaattctcataaatagacaattttcaagttttggtcatAAAAATAGATCACAAGGAGGAACATGactaaaatatttcatttaataggtaaaatgatattaataccctatatatataaataataataataaataataaaaaataaaaaaataattttttttatagttttagattatatgttttcaaatttgaacttttatataaatttattttttttttgaatttttttttcaaattttctttttataattcaaaaatactttttgaaactattttaaaaatttttattttcaaatttttaatatttattttctattttataaaattttaaacctcaaaccaaaattcccactccttaactctaaaccttaaggtttggattagttgATCCTAGGGGTATAACtgtatatttacctttttaatgaaacattttggtcattttgattctcagagtctatatttgtgatcgAAATTTTTTTAGTGTTATCCTAAGATATTTccctaaaaatatattagtgtccattatatatgtatgtatgaaTGCTACAGCTCATTCAATGATTCttggaaaatattaaactaaagtttttaaaagtttGATGTGTTATAGTATAACCCGCGTCTTGCAtggaatgtgattattagttttgaattttaataaagagacattaatctgtttaatctggatatcggttcggttttaggttgtttttttttgtttttaatctcttaaaatatatctatcattttaaatgaatatttatttggtttgttcgattaaaatgtttgatgttttattttCCTCTGACaatcaaaaattattattatttgtttgttttcatgttatgaatctTAGATTTTCGTgatgtcgaaccaatggtttcatattatagtttctaaacggataatagttaaaaaaaaaagaaaattattaagacaaatcattttactacaatttggtcgatagtgaaagaagaattaagaaaaaaaatattttacttccaaaaaaattagatatttcagCTGTGGTAAATACTTACTTATAAGGTACTCACGTCaatgtgcacatgtatgtgtatgtaaaaatatataaagatggttgataaatatataaaaatactgttaattaatattaaatgatatttttttcaaaataatacatgaaaaataaaattcttaaaatgaaattatttaaaatcgaaaatattgtaaaatttatataacggatcaaattggatatccgttcctataaatattgatatttgtgatttcttttttatttacggatattgcattttagtatttgatttgcttcgtagagtAACATATATAAGGATTTTCCGTTTCAAATCAAAATggataacgaatcaaatcaaaatttaggAATAATTTGTCCAACTATATTCGTAAACAGTAAAAATAACGTAAAGAAGAACCAtgcatgtgagttttatattaaaaaacgtaaaatacatagtgtgaacatatttatataGAGTTTGACTGAGAAGCTCTCTATATGTGACATGTGTCCATTTTAGTGTGaacgcatttattacaatgcttctacACGTGACATGTGTCTAGtttagtgtgaatgcatttattacaatactttttctttaatatataagagatatgTGAACTCTTGGACCTAGAGATTTGGCTCAGCCCGCCAATCGAAAGTAAGATAAATATTATAAGATAAAAATTTTTGGGTCGAAAGTTATTTTTCTACGAGAAGTATCTTATAGTATCAAATGTCTCCCGAATTATCATCTTACTAGTATTACCACCTATGCTATGCACAGGTCAATtccatgttttaaaaattatttgatcattttcattGTTTTCAATCAGAGtgaatattatttaaaacattatatgAATAGTAGAACATAATATTGTACTAGCTTTTGATCCGCGCGTCCGCGCGGATATATATTCGATGtaattatatgttttgtttattgtaAAAACGTTCATGTTATTGTTTCATATGTTATTAGTTTTGACATTGGTGTATCTTGTTTATGTTGTTTAGTGTACATTTTTAAGCATTGAGGTTGTATTGttcttatattgtattttttttcttttacttggtaaactaaacataaagtgTATAATATTAGAACATTTATTTGagatttaatagttttattaaataagaaaatctaaaatttgTGATTTATaccttattttaaatttttgtttatatagctttacaaaaaaaaaatcgctAGCAAATATACAACCAATTGGAAAAGTAAccccaaaaacataaaaaaaaaatatatctctattaaatatttacaaagCCTAATTAGATGGATTGATTTGCGCCATTTTgttatggttttaaaatatttatcatttttaaccGAAGAAATAGTGGACATGAATCACAAATCAAAGTCTATATAATATTGTTTCTGGGAAATAAACAGAAACACGTCTGCCCTGCCACTAACTGCATTGATTTGAACATTTTTAATTACTCCCCGTTTTCCAACTGGTATAGCACGATGAACATGGTACATGTGTGTTCTTTTGCAACGAGCTTGGATTTTGTTTCCctataaaacaaaaacagaggaaaTACTAGTTTAGCTTGTTAAAGCAATAATCTGTTATAACACAACAAATGTTTAGAAATATTGGTTTACCCATTAGTCTGTTAATACCATCTCAAAGGTATCTCTAGAAGCGGTGTTCATCTTGTAAGCACTTAACTTAAACTCGCTGATTATTTTTATAAGGCCTGAATTTTGTGAGAGCATGAAAAGTAGTCAGAGTAGACATTTTCGGAGGAATTGCGTTGAATGATATAGTGTTTCGTTTATTGGGAAAGATGTATATATAGCTAGTTATTACCACCTATGCTATACACAGGTCAATtccatgttttaaaaattatttgatcatTTTCATAGTTTTCAATCAGAgtgaatattatttaaaatattatatgaatagTAGAACATAATATTGTATGCTCCATCTTTATGTTTCTTCTATTTAACTGGAAAATCACTGCCCGATAGTGTAGTTATAGATTTTCCTgaagaataatattttatgctTCATCCTATTTCTCCAAATTGTTACCTTAAATTAATAGATAGATGAAGCTTCTGATTTAGCTATGCTGTAGTGATTTAAAATCGAATATGTTCAAAATTACTGTACCAGTATCAATTGCTTCTCAAAATTCCACTATCAACCTGAAATCTTGTCAATAATAAACTTTTAAGTATTAATCCGGACTGaagaataataatatatttaaatggtgtagaaagaaagaaagaagatatgAAGAAACATGAAGTCAAAATTTaagagaaattaaaaaaaaatgtattgttTCGTTGGAGAAGatggaaaaaaagaaacaaaataaacagaGTAAATTATTAGACCAAAacttatataaaagaaaaaaaaacagtttgaaATCATGGTAAAGTAACTTTTGAACGTGGATAAAATATTGAGATAATTGCTATAAATTAGGGATCAAAGAGAATTGTTTTTCAGTTAATTGTTGCTAAAAATTAGGGATcaaagaaaattgtttttcaattaatttttttttgaagtattTTCCATTTGTCAAAATTTGATTTGTGAAGtaacttgtgctttagtatataaaggattCTATATATCCCCTAAAAAAGTTAAGCTTATTTTCCCACGAATATCGGTTTAGACAGTATTCTGTATTATCACTTGCCCAAACCGtaaaacatagaaatataaCCTGGAAACCGGTTTGAATTCAACACTTTACCAAATTATACCCGGCCCATAAACATACTATCCTTTAAGATCCCAAATCAAAGACAAGTTTAAACgctaaaatttatattcaaaatttgattgtCTCAATCTCCGATTTCCGAAAGCTGCAATAATGGTGATGTC comes from Brassica rapa cultivar Chiifu-401-42 chromosome A02, CAAS_Brap_v3.01, whole genome shotgun sequence and encodes:
- the LOC103854288 gene encoding acyltransferase-like protein At3g26840, chloroplastic — translated: MSFSRVSKTITVFKKEILKFIFRALSWLLAWMMHLSFSLTLSRNKETVITSISRPFSPMEVKLLSSVFGLSPVSSERVVGNAVLPISKSNPRRQTNRVTAINSVASKTHVGVQRIIKYENGAATIAKVVENPYLKAETATPDLHKSLLDFLEEARDFVGDDDGPPRWFSPLECAAQAQGSPLLLFLPGIDGTGLGLIRHHKKLGEVFDVWCLHIPVRDRTPAKDLVKLIERTVRSEKYRFPNRPIYIVGESIGACLALDVAARNPDIDLLLILANPATHVNYFMSQPLVGMLNVLPDGVPTLLEEIFGFKHGDPLTGMIDALTNELAVHQMSGVGGGILKDLFAISTHLPTLSRIFPKDTLLWKVELLKSAVTSANTHIYAVRAETLIILSGRDQWLLKEEDINRYSLTLPKCIVRKLKDNGHFLFFEEGVDLVSIIKYTNFYRRGKSHDHLSDYIMPTRYELKKQLDDHKLLIDATSPVYLSTLEDGKIVRGLEGLPSEGPVLYVGYHMLLGLELGPMITQVLKERNIHMRGMAHPMLFINSEVTFVDTQMLDKYKILGGVPVSNFNIYKLLQAKSHVLLYPGGIREALHRKGEEYKLFWPEQQEFVRVASKFGAKIVPFGVVGEDDICKLVLDGDDQRNIPILKQFMEEATKQAGNLREGDETELGNQDCYLPGLVPKIPGRFYYYFGEPIETAGKEQELKDKDKAQEFYLQVKSEVEQCIAYLKMKRESDPYRQLLPRMMYQASHGFSSEIPTFDL